A genomic region of Pyrus communis chromosome 14, drPyrComm1.1, whole genome shotgun sequence contains the following coding sequences:
- the LOC137715741 gene encoding 2-oxoisovalerate dehydrogenase subunit beta 1, mitochondrial: MGLCRFGRLVEGVGVSRRRPFATSSSSSSSSAAGGDEMIVRGTGSKSLNLYSAINQALHIALETDPRSYVFGEDVSFGGVFRCTTGLADRFGKQRVFNTPLCEQGIVGFGIGLAAMGNRAVAEIQFADYIFPAFDQIVNEAAKFRYRSGNQFNCGGLTIRAPYGAVGHGGHYHSQSPEAFFCHVPGLKVVIPRSPLQAKGLLLSCIRDPNPVVFFEPKWLYRLSVEEVPEHDYMLPLSEAEVIREGTDITLVGWGAQLSVMEQACKEAESDGISCELIDLRTLLPWDKYTVEASVRKTGRLLISHEAPVTGGFGAEISASIVERCFLRLEAPVARVCGLDTPFPLVFEPFYMPTKNKILDAIKSTVNF, encoded by the exons ATGGGGCTGTGCAGATTTGGAAGATTGGTTGAAGGGGTCGGAGTTAGCAGGAGGAGGCCATTTgcaacctcctcctcctcctcctcctcctctgccGCCGGCGGTGATGAAATGATTGTTCGCGGCACTGGCAGCAAGTCGTTGAACCTCTACTCTGCCATCAACCAAGCGCTCCACATCGCCTTGGAAACTGATCCACG TTCTTATGTATTTGGAGAAGATGTGAGCTTTGGTGGGGTCTTCCGTTGCACAACAGGCTTAGCTGATCGCTTCGGTAAACAAAGGGTTTTTAACACCCCTCTTTGTGAACAG GGCATTGTAGGATTCGGCATTGGTCTAGCAGCTATG GGTAATCGAGCTGTAGCAGAAATCCAATTCGCAGATTATATTTTTCCAGCTTTTGATCAG ATTGTCAATGAAGCTGCAAAGTTCCGATATAGAAGTGGAAATCAATTTAATTGTGGAG GTTTAACAATTAGAGCCCCCTATGGAGCTGTTGGCCACGGTGGACATTATCACTCACAGTCTCCTGAAGCTTTTTTCTGTCATGTCCCTGGTCTCAAA GTGGTCATCCCTCGAAGCCCACTGCAAGCAAAAGGCTTATTGCTGTCGTGCATACGCGATCCAAATCCTGTTGTGTTCTTCGAACCAAAG TGGTTATACAGATTATCAGTAGAAGAGGTTCCTGAGCATGATTACATGTTGCCTTTATCGGAGGCAGAG GTAATTCGAGAGGGCACCGATATAACACTTGTTGGTTGGGGAGCTCAATTATCTGTAATGGAACAGGCCTGTAAAGAAGCTGAGAGT GATGGAATTTCTTGTGAACTGATAGACCTGCGAACCCTTTTACCTTGGGACAAGTACACAGTGGAGGCCTCCGTCAGAAAGACGGGAAGGCTTCTT ATAAGTCATGAAGCGCCAGTTACTGGAGGATTTGGTGCTGAAATATCCGCTTCAATTGTTGAACGCTGCTTCCTAAGG TTAGAAGCGCCTGTTGCAAGAGTATGCGGTTTGGATACCCCCTTCCCTCTCGTCTTCGAGCCCTTCTACATGCCCACCAAAAACAAG ATATTGGATGCAATCAAATCAACTGTAAATTTCTAG